The following is a genomic window from Alkaliphilus sp. B6464.
AGATTCGACCGTCAAGTAATGGTAGGAGCACCCGATGTTAAAGGTAGAGAAGAAATATTAAAGGTTCATTCAAAAGGCAAGCCTTTAGCAGAAGATGTAGATTTAAAGGTACTTGCGAGAAGAACCCCTGGTTTTACCCCAGCTGATATTGAAAATCTTATGAATGAAGCTGCACTTCTTACTGCAAGAAAAAATGGCAAAACTATAGAAATGGCTACTGTGGAAGAAGCTATTACTAAAGTAATTGCTGGTGTAGAGAAGAAGAGTCGTGTAATAAGTGAAAAGGAAAGAAAATTAACTGCTTATCACGAAGCAGGTCATGCTGTAATTGCTAGGTTACTTCCTGGTTATGACCCTGTGCACCAAGTAACTATTATTCCGAGAGGTAGAGCTGGTGGGTTCACCATGACTTTACCTACAGAGGACAAATATTATGCTACTAAAACAGAAATGGAAGACGATATTGTTGATCTTTTAGGAGGACGTATGGCAGAAAAACTTGTACTACATGATATAAGTACAGGGGCACAAAATGACCTTCAAAGAGTAACTTCAATTGCGAGAGCTATGGTAACTAAATATGGTATGAGTGAGAAACTAGGATCTATGGCATTTAGTGATGATGAAGAAGTATTTATTGGTAGAGACTACCACTCCACAAGAAATTACTCAGAGGCAGTGGCAGCTGAAATCGATAATGAAATTAGACGAATTGTTGATGAAGCATATGAAAGAACAGAAGAACTATTAACTGAAAATATCGATAAGCTTCATACTGTAGCTCAAGCGCTTCTAAAAATTGAAACATTAGATGCAGATCAATTTGAAATGATTTTTAGCGGTGAAGTAACAATTGAAGAAAAAGACACATTAGAAGATGTTGAAACAAAAATTGTTGAAGCTAAGAAGAATAGAAAAAACAATGGAGTAGCTCTAGAAAAAGAAGAAGATAAAGAACAAGATAAGTAAATAGCATTTTAAATAACCTCAGGGATATCCCTGGGGTTATTTTATAGTATAATGAAAGTATAAGTTGTATTGTTAAAGATGGATTATTTAAAGAAGCATAATGTTAGTAGTAATAAATAATAGGGTAATATTGATATGGATATAGACTTATATTGTTTTTAAAAAAATCAACGAAGCTTTTGCCCTAGTGGGGTTTATGGAAAGTATATATTAAGAATAGTTATAATTTGCTGCGAGTTATAGAATAGTTACAAAATTTGTGTAATTTTTATAAAATAAGTTGCAACTATGAGGAAAAAGCTGTAGAATAACATGTAGTAGTGCAATATATATTTCAGTGTGTGCAAGCGATGAATTAAAACTTGCAAATAACAAAATATATAAAAATTTTTAAATTTACAAAGGCGTTGTTCTACTGTAATCATAGTGATTAAGGTATAATAAGTGATATAAGAGCTCTACTTGAAAATTGAAAGAATATATTTTTGGACTTCAATTTGAAAAATGAGGGAGGAAAAGAAATGTTTGAGAAGGAAAGTATTGAGCAATTGAGGCAAAAACAAAATGATTGGAACGAAAATAAGGTTGGTAAAGCTTTATCTAAGTTTCCAGAAAGAAAAGCGCAGTTTGTAACAGGATCTAACCAAGAAGTAGAAAGACTTTATACAGCGGCAGACGTTGAAGGATTTAATTACGAAGATGATCTAGGATTCCCCGGACAGTATCCATTTACGAGAGGTGTTCAGCCTACTATGTATCGCGGACGTTTTTGGACTATGAGGCAGTATGCTGGATTTGCTACAGCAGAAGAGTCTAATAAGCGTTATAAATATTTATTAGAACAGGGGCAAACTGGACTATCAGTTGCTTTTGACCTTCCAACACAAATTGGATACGACTCAAACCACCCATTAGCAGAAGGTGAAGTAGGTAAGGTTGGAGTTGCTATCGACTCACTAAAAGATATGGAAATTTTATTTGATGGTATTCCATTAGATAAAGTAAGTACATCTATGACTATTAATGCTCCTGCGTCTGTGCTACTTGCAATGTATATTGTGGTGGCAGAAAAGCAGGGGGTATCCTCAGATAAGCTTAGAGGAACCATTCAAAATGACATATTAAAAGAATATATTGCAAGAGGTACATATATTTTCCCACCAGAGCCTTCAATGAGATTAATAACTGATATTTTTGAGTACTGCTCAAAGGAAGTACCACAATGGAATACAATAAGTATTTCTGGTTATCACATCCGTGAGGCAGGTTCTACGGCGGTACAAGAGGTTGCATTTACATTAGCAGACGGTATAGCTTATGTTGAGGCAGCTATTAAGGCAGGTCTTGATGTAGATACATTTGCCCCAAGATTGTCATTTTTCTTTAATGCTCACAACGATCTTTTAGAAGAAGTTGCAAAGTTTAGAGCTGCAAGAAGATTATGGGCAAAAATTATGAAAGATTACTTTGGAGCAAAAGATCCAAAGTCTATGCAACTTAAGTTTCATACACAAACAGGGGGTTGTACATTAACTGCGCAGCAACCTGATAATAATATTGTACGTGTAGCTATACAAACATTGGCGGCAGTCCTTGGAGGTACTCAGTCTTTACACACTAACTCTAAGGATGAGGCCCTTGCACTTCCGACAGAGGAGTCTGTAAGAATAGCTCTAAGAACACAACAAATAGTTGCTCATGAAAGTGGCGTAGCTGAAACGATAGATCCACTCGCTGGTTCTTATTATGTAGAGAGCTTAACAAATAAAATTGAAAATGAAGCTATGGACTATATTAATAAAATTAAAGAATTAGGTGGAGCACCTAAGGCTATAGAAAAAGGATTTATACAAAAAGAAATTATGGACAGTTCTTATGAGTATCAAAAACAGATTGAAAGTGGAGATCGAGTTGTAGTTGGTATGAATAAGTTCCAAATTAAAGAGGATTCTCCAAAGGGACTTTTAAGAGTAGACCCAGCTGTTGGCGAGCTTCAAAAGCAAAAAATTAGAAGTCTTGAAGAGGAAAGAAATAATAATGAAGTACAAGAGAAGCTAGAAGCTTTAAGAAAAGCAGCAGAAGGAGATTCAAACTTAATGCCGTTTATTTTAGATGCAGTAAGGGAATATGCAACTCTAGGAGAAATTTGTGGTGTGCTTAGGGAAGTATTTGGTGAATATCAACAAAGCGTTATTCTATAATATAGTATAAAGGAGGCTCATATTCATGGAAAGACCTATTAGAGTATTGGTGGCAAAACCAGGATTAGATGGACATGATCGCGGTGCAAAGGTTATTGCAAGAGCTTTAAGGGATGCGGGTATGGAAGTAATTTATACAGGTCTAAGACAAACACCTGAGCAAATAGTGGCAGCAGCTGTACAAGAAGACGTTGAAGTAGTGGCATTAAGTATTTTATCTGGCGCTCATAACCATTTATTACCAAAGGTAGTAGAGCTTTTAAAGGCAGAAGGTGCTTATGATGAAACATTAGTTATTGGTGGTGGAGTAATTCCAGATGAAGATATTCCTTTTTTAAAAGAAAAAGGAGTTGCAGAAGTTTTCACTCCAGGAACACCTACACAGGTTACTATAGATTTTATTAAGAATAATTTAAAGAGATAAGAATATATATAGTGTGGCATTAAAGACAAATTAGGTGGTGTCATTATGAATTTAGCCGAAAGACTTTTAAATGGTGATAAGAGAGCAGCAGCCAGACTTATTACTATGTTTGAAAACAACGATCAAGAGGCTATTGATCTATTAACAGCACTTTATAAAAATACTGGTAGGGCTCAAGTAATTGGTATTACAGGACCTCCAGGAGCTGGAAAAAGCACTCTTACTGATAAATTAGCTAAAGCCTTAAGAAAAGAAGGTAAAACTGTTGGAATTATTGCTATAGATCCTACTAGCCCATTTACGGGAGGCTCTATTTTAGGGGATAGGGTAAGGATGTCCGATCTTTATACTGATCCAGGTGTTTTTATTAGAAGTATGGGTACAAGGGGACATCTTGGAGGACTTTCTAAATCTACTCTGGGGGCAGCAAAGGTTCTTGATATTTATGGATGTGACTATATATTTGTTGAGACAGTAGGGGTTGGACAGTCAGAAGTAGATATTGTAAAGGCGGCAGATACA
Proteins encoded in this region:
- the ftsH gene encoding ATP-dependent zinc metalloprotease FtsH; its protein translation is MRKFFRGASFYILLFIILLIIVQQFGSQPPQTVDIEFSSLYEALLEENVKEMYLVDRSIEGVMIQNNEKVKFKSFVPEVFNEREFGQVIDEQMRAKKLKFEASPPPSTPWFVSLLPSALMILIFVVFWFVFMQQSQGGGNRVMSFGKSRAKLHKDDEKKKVTFKDVAGLDEEKEELQEVVDFLRTPKKYMDLGARIPKGILMVGPPGTGKTYLTKAVAGEAGVPFFSISGSDFVEMFVGVGASRVRDLFEQAKKSAPCIIFIDEIDAVGRRRGAGLGGGHDEREQTLNQLLVEMDGFGVNEGIIIVAATNRPDILDPALLRPGRFDRQVMVGAPDVKGREEILKVHSKGKPLAEDVDLKVLARRTPGFTPADIENLMNEAALLTARKNGKTIEMATVEEAITKVIAGVEKKSRVISEKERKLTAYHEAGHAVIARLLPGYDPVHQVTIIPRGRAGGFTMTLPTEDKYYATKTEMEDDIVDLLGGRMAEKLVLHDISTGAQNDLQRVTSIARAMVTKYGMSEKLGSMAFSDDEEVFIGRDYHSTRNYSEAVAAEIDNEIRRIVDEAYERTEELLTENIDKLHTVAQALLKIETLDADQFEMIFSGEVTIEEKDTLEDVETKIVEAKKNRKNNGVALEKEEDKEQDK
- a CDS encoding acyl-CoA mutase large subunit family protein, coding for MFEKESIEQLRQKQNDWNENKVGKALSKFPERKAQFVTGSNQEVERLYTAADVEGFNYEDDLGFPGQYPFTRGVQPTMYRGRFWTMRQYAGFATAEESNKRYKYLLEQGQTGLSVAFDLPTQIGYDSNHPLAEGEVGKVGVAIDSLKDMEILFDGIPLDKVSTSMTINAPASVLLAMYIVVAEKQGVSSDKLRGTIQNDILKEYIARGTYIFPPEPSMRLITDIFEYCSKEVPQWNTISISGYHIREAGSTAVQEVAFTLADGIAYVEAAIKAGLDVDTFAPRLSFFFNAHNDLLEEVAKFRAARRLWAKIMKDYFGAKDPKSMQLKFHTQTGGCTLTAQQPDNNIVRVAIQTLAAVLGGTQSLHTNSKDEALALPTEESVRIALRTQQIVAHESGVAETIDPLAGSYYVESLTNKIENEAMDYINKIKELGGAPKAIEKGFIQKEIMDSSYEYQKQIESGDRVVVGMNKFQIKEDSPKGLLRVDPAVGELQKQKIRSLEEERNNNEVQEKLEALRKAAEGDSNLMPFILDAVREYATLGEICGVLREVFGEYQQSVIL
- a CDS encoding cobalamin B12-binding domain-containing protein — translated: MERPIRVLVAKPGLDGHDRGAKVIARALRDAGMEVIYTGLRQTPEQIVAAAVQEDVEVVALSILSGAHNHLLPKVVELLKAEGAYDETLVIGGGVIPDEDIPFLKEKGVAEVFTPGTPTQVTIDFIKNNLKR
- the meaB gene encoding methylmalonyl Co-A mutase-associated GTPase MeaB, with product MNLAERLLNGDKRAAARLITMFENNDQEAIDLLTALYKNTGRAQVIGITGPPGAGKSTLTDKLAKALRKEGKTVGIIAIDPTSPFTGGSILGDRVRMSDLYTDPGVFIRSMGTRGHLGGLSKSTLGAAKVLDIYGCDYIFVETVGVGQSEVDIVKAADTILMVMVPGLGDDIQAIKAGIMEIGDVFAINKADRDGASKTKVEIEMALDFNHSEWRPPVCEVVALYNKGIDELVEELKRHRAYLETSGQLIKRRTKNSELEILDLTQQTLMKRILGDAKSQEDIHTLSEQVANRDLDPYSASRQIINKIMQFSNV